The nucleotide sequence AACTGGTGCTATCGCCCTTCTTCTGTCAGGGATCGTCTGGATCCTCTTCATCGTGCAGGAGCGGCGTTCCCCCACACCACTGATCAATCCAGGGCTCTTCTCGAACCGGAACTACTCGTTCCAGAGCGTGGTTATCATGCTGGTCCAGATGACCATTGCCGGTGTGATGGTCATAATGCCGTTTTACCTGGAGATCGTCCGGATGATTCCAACCGACCACGCCGGGTCGATCCTCCTCGCCCTCCCTGTCGGGATGATCCTGACCGCACCACTTGCGGGGAAGATATCGGATGCCATCGGGACGAAGACGCCGATCCTCACGGGTTTGATCATCGCTGCTGCCGCCCTCTTTCTCCTCTCGACCCTCTCCGCCGGGACCGGCATCGGGCATATCGTCATCTACCTATTCCTCTTCGGGGCCGGGACGGGGATTGCATTCTCCCCTCTGAGCAGTGCTGTGATGGGGGAGTGTACGGCAGAGGATCGCGGGACAACGAGCGGACTGGTCAGGGTGATGACCAATCTTGGCTCGTCTCTCGGGGTGGCGATGGTGATGCTCGTTGGCACGATCGCTGCGGGCCCGAAGCTTGCCCTGTACAGCGCTCATCTCATCGATGGTGCAGAGATGGTATCGGCGTTTCGTGCGGCATTCCTCTTCTGTATGGCCCTTGCAATCCTCGGGCTTCTCCTGATGCTTGCGGTAAGGGGGAGGGAGCCTGCCGGGGATTTGGAATATAGTGAAGGGATCTGGTGACGGGGGATCAGGATGATCGTTCTCTGAGGCAAGGAGATAAGAGAGGGGAGATCAACTCTGATACGAGGAACCGGATGGTGACGAGATGGGCGAGGCACTCCTGATCCGGG is from Methanocalculus alkaliphilus and encodes:
- a CDS encoding DHA2 family efflux MFS transporter permease subunit; amino-acid sequence: MAQSAVPRKMSRDELTLVIVIALGSFMAGLDATIVNIALPSIAQYFAISTVMVSWVLTAYLIILVSLLLAASRLGDMKGYRTVFLGGFLLFTAGSVLCGLSPSIEFLILSRMVQATGAAGISAVGAAMVTTILAPSLRGQALGIVAMFAMLGAALGPVAGGFLTSLLSWQYIFFVNLPVGMAAILLGMRLIPHIPPAAPDSRIDLPGVLLIFVALGSLIIGLTSIQGHAPITGAIALLLSGIVWILFIVQERRSPTPLINPGLFSNRNYSFQSVVIMLVQMTIAGVMVIMPFYLEIVRMIPTDHAGSILLALPVGMILTAPLAGKISDAIGTKTPILTGLIIAAAALFLLSTLSAGTGIGHIVIYLFLFGAGTGIAFSPLSSAVMGECTAEDRGTTSGLVRVMTNLGSSLGVAMVMLVGTIAAGPKLALYSAHLIDGAEMVSAFRAAFLFCMALAILGLLLMLAVRGREPAGDLEYSEGIW